A single Anomalospiza imberbis isolate Cuckoo-Finch-1a 21T00152 chromosome 15, ASM3175350v1, whole genome shotgun sequence DNA region contains:
- the SQSTM1 gene encoding sequestosome-1 isoform X1 produces MAALTVKAYLLGKEETAREIRRFTLPPPARYRAIYDRVAELFQGLLRAGPPPAFRMHYKDEDGDLIAFSSDEELELAMPYVRDGVFRVYIKEKKECKREHRSQCSQEPPRNMVHPNVICDGCEGPVVGTRFKCSVCPDYDLCSTCEGKGIHKEHNMVMFQSPLLNPFEWLPRGRWLRKMRHGVPPFPWMHCWGYPGPAAPCQNLEQAEATAAAPSAPAAEEASTNSQPQDPNVTFLKNVGESVAAFLSPLGIEVDIDVEHGGQRSKVTPTSANQEKTSAEAASSAPTQNVQTKADWNNTESATQVNIIAEQMQDMVVDPVPTQMEDGSFHSQEHSESSSSSGGEEDWTHLSSKEVDPSTGELQSLQMPDTDGPSSLDVPRDPPQPGPTGLREAALYPHLPPEADPRLIESLSQMLSMGFSDEGGWLTRLLQTKNCDIGAALDAIQYSKQPPHL; encoded by the exons ATGGCGGCGCTGACGGTGAAAGCCTACCTGCTGGGCAAGGAGGAGACGGCCCGCGAGATCCGCCGCTTCACCCTGCCGCCGCCCGCTCGCTACCGGGCCATCTACGACCGCGTCGCCGAGCTCTTCCAGGGGCTGctgcgggccgggccgccgccCGCCTTCCGCATGCACTACAAGG ATGAGGACGGGGACCTGATCGCTTTTTCCAGCGACGAGGAGCTGGAGTTGGCGATGCCCTACGTGCGGGATGGCGTATTCCGTGTGTATATCAAAG AGAAGAAGGAGTGCAAGCGGGAGCACCGCTCGCAGTGCAGCCAGGAGCCTCCCCGCAACATGGTGCACCCCAACGTCATCTGTGATGGCTGTGAGGGACCTGTGGTGGGGACCAGGTTCAAGTGCAGTGTCTGTCCAGACTATGACCTGTGCAGCACCTGTGAGGGGAAGGGCATCCACAAGGAGCACAACATGGTGATGTTCCAAAGCCCACTGCTTAATCCATTTGAG TGGCTTCCCCGAGGACGCTGGCTCCGTAAAATGCGCCATGGTGTTCCTCCTTTCCCGTGGATGCACTGCTGGGGGTATCCTgggcctgcagctccctgccagaACTTGGAGCAAGCTGaagccactgctgcagcccccaGTGCACCTGCAGCAGAAG AAGCTTCTACTAACAGCCAGCCTCAGGACCCCAATGTCACCTTCCTAAAGAATGTTGGGGAGAGTGTCGCAGCTTTTCTGAGTCCCCTGG GTATTGAAGTTGATATCGACGTGGAACACGGAGGACAAAGAAGCAAAGTGACTCCCACTTCTGCCAACCAAGAGAAGACCAGTGCTGAGGCAGCCAGCAGTGCTCCAACCCAGAATGTTCAGACCAAAGCAGACTGGAATAACACAGAGTCTGCTACACAAGTAAATATCATTGCAGAACAGATGCAAGACATGGTGGTAGATCCTGTGCCCACACAAATGGAAGATGGCAGCTTCCACTCCCAG gaACACAGTGAGTCTAGCAGTTCATCAGGGGGTGAGGAGGACTGGACCCACTTATCGTCCAAAGAAGTGGATCCTTCCACAGGTGAACTGCAGTCTCTGCAAATGCCAGACACAGACGGTCCCAGCTCCCTGGATGTGCCTCGGGATCCTCCCCAGCCAGGACCTACAGGACTGCGAGAAGCTGCTCTCTACCCACACCTGCCCCCAG aagctGACCCTCGCCTCATTGAGTCTTTGTCCCAGATGCTCTCCATGGGCTTCTCTGATGAGGGTGGATGGCTCACTCGGCTCCTGCAGACCAAGAACTGCGACATTGGGGCAGCACTAGATGCCATCCAGTATTCTAAGCAGCCACCTCACTTGTAG
- the SQSTM1 gene encoding sequestosome-1 isoform X2 produces the protein MAALTVKAYLLGKEETAREIRRFTLPPPARYRAIYDRVAELFQGLLRAGPPPAFRMHYKDEDGDLIAFSSDEELELAMPYVRDGVFRVYIKEKKECKREHRSQCSQEPPRNMVHPNVICDGCEGPVVGTRFKCSVCPDYDLCSTCEGKGIHKEHNMVMFQSPLLNPFEWLPRGRWLRKMRHGVPPFPWMHCWGYPGPAAPCQNLEQAEATAAAPSAPAAEGIEVDIDVEHGGQRSKVTPTSANQEKTSAEAASSAPTQNVQTKADWNNTESATQVNIIAEQMQDMVVDPVPTQMEDGSFHSQEHSESSSSSGGEEDWTHLSSKEVDPSTGELQSLQMPDTDGPSSLDVPRDPPQPGPTGLREAALYPHLPPEADPRLIESLSQMLSMGFSDEGGWLTRLLQTKNCDIGAALDAIQYSKQPPHL, from the exons ATGGCGGCGCTGACGGTGAAAGCCTACCTGCTGGGCAAGGAGGAGACGGCCCGCGAGATCCGCCGCTTCACCCTGCCGCCGCCCGCTCGCTACCGGGCCATCTACGACCGCGTCGCCGAGCTCTTCCAGGGGCTGctgcgggccgggccgccgccCGCCTTCCGCATGCACTACAAGG ATGAGGACGGGGACCTGATCGCTTTTTCCAGCGACGAGGAGCTGGAGTTGGCGATGCCCTACGTGCGGGATGGCGTATTCCGTGTGTATATCAAAG AGAAGAAGGAGTGCAAGCGGGAGCACCGCTCGCAGTGCAGCCAGGAGCCTCCCCGCAACATGGTGCACCCCAACGTCATCTGTGATGGCTGTGAGGGACCTGTGGTGGGGACCAGGTTCAAGTGCAGTGTCTGTCCAGACTATGACCTGTGCAGCACCTGTGAGGGGAAGGGCATCCACAAGGAGCACAACATGGTGATGTTCCAAAGCCCACTGCTTAATCCATTTGAG TGGCTTCCCCGAGGACGCTGGCTCCGTAAAATGCGCCATGGTGTTCCTCCTTTCCCGTGGATGCACTGCTGGGGGTATCCTgggcctgcagctccctgccagaACTTGGAGCAAGCTGaagccactgctgcagcccccaGTGCACCTGCAGCAGAAG GTATTGAAGTTGATATCGACGTGGAACACGGAGGACAAAGAAGCAAAGTGACTCCCACTTCTGCCAACCAAGAGAAGACCAGTGCTGAGGCAGCCAGCAGTGCTCCAACCCAGAATGTTCAGACCAAAGCAGACTGGAATAACACAGAGTCTGCTACACAAGTAAATATCATTGCAGAACAGATGCAAGACATGGTGGTAGATCCTGTGCCCACACAAATGGAAGATGGCAGCTTCCACTCCCAG gaACACAGTGAGTCTAGCAGTTCATCAGGGGGTGAGGAGGACTGGACCCACTTATCGTCCAAAGAAGTGGATCCTTCCACAGGTGAACTGCAGTCTCTGCAAATGCCAGACACAGACGGTCCCAGCTCCCTGGATGTGCCTCGGGATCCTCCCCAGCCAGGACCTACAGGACTGCGAGAAGCTGCTCTCTACCCACACCTGCCCCCAG aagctGACCCTCGCCTCATTGAGTCTTTGTCCCAGATGCTCTCCATGGGCTTCTCTGATGAGGGTGGATGGCTCACTCGGCTCCTGCAGACCAAGAACTGCGACATTGGGGCAGCACTAGATGCCATCCAGTATTCTAAGCAGCCACCTCACTTGTAG
- the MRNIP gene encoding MRN complex-interacting protein, which yields MAQRFWVLRCCRCRRFQGQQARRSGRWSCSVCGQRQAVQKVYGQGSGLECRRHVQKLNLLQGEAEEALGWTSWCVEDSVNDSKNRAAQHEDSSVQQEGRTEGSRWSKYLDQESEDQEDEEAAALERQQFCSQRKNTVGEQRKHPKHFLSSDVPEHAEESGVSQLVYQVKKVKTTEYKKCFVAVADGHDGDAGSGGSVVPAVCETLVPEENTQLPSACTKPSKWGKFLSLSDSSSENTAAVTMARQEGSRDVGLNSPAAGRAWRCSGQAGRALSQGTGFKFKKSVVSAEDLASTLPSSRCSVEDVLRDSHNQVLRVGSAAETTAGRCCLDTMGRANTLVNAYPGPKASNISCEQLFCTGEEFDDDL from the exons ATGGCGCAGCGGTTCTGGGTTCTGAGGTGTtgccgctgccgccgcttcCAGGGGCAGCAG GCCAGGCGCAGCGGGCGGTGGAGCTGCAGCGTGTGCGGCCAGCGGCAGGCCGTGCAGAAG GTTTATGGGCAGGGCTCGGGCCTGGAGTGCAGGCGCCACGTCCAGAAGCTGAACTTGCTGCAGGGTGAAGCAGAGGAGGCGCTTGGTTGGACCTCTTG GTGTGTAGAAGACTCTGTAAATGACAGCAAAAATAGAGCAGCACAGCATGAGGACAGTTCAGTCCAGCAG GAGGGAAGGACAGAAGGCAGTCGCTGGAGTAAATATCTGGACCAGGAGAGTGAGGATCAAGAAGATGAGGAGGCGGCTGCTCTGGAAAGGCAACAGTTCTGTTCCCAGAGAAAGAACACTGTGGGAGAACAAAG GAAACACCCAAAGCACTTCCTCTCAAGTGATGTTCCAGAGCATGCAGAAGAAAGTGGAGTGTCTCAGCTTGTCTATCAAGTCAAAAAAGTTAAAACCACTGAG TACAAGAAATGCTTTGTAGCAGTAGCTGATGGACACGATGGAGATGCTGGTTCTGGAGGCAGtgtggttcctgctgtctgtgaGACTCTAGTGCCTGAGGAGAATACACAGCTCCCAAGTGCTTGTACCAAACCATCCAAGTGGGGAAAATTTCTCTCATTGTCTGACAGCTCTAGTGAAAATACTGCTGCAGTGACCATGGCACGGCAGGAGGGCAGTAGAGATGTGGGCCTgaacagcccagctgctggtAGGGCCTGGAGGTGCTCAGGACAGGCTGGAAGAGCTCTGTCTCAGGGTACaggttttaaatttaaaaagtctgTTGTTAGCGCTGAGGATCTGGCCTCAacgctgcccagcagcaggtGCTCAGTTGAGGATGTGCTCAGAGACTCTCACAACCAGGTGCTAAGGGTGGGATCTGCTGCAGAGACCACTGCAGGAAGGTGCTGCTTGGATACCATGGGGAGGGCAAACACCCTTGTTAATGCTTACCCTGGGCCAAAGGCAAGCAACATTTCTTGTGAGCAACTGTTCTGCACAGGTGAGGAGTTTGATGATGATCTCTGA